In Neoarius graeffei isolate fNeoGra1 chromosome 9, fNeoGra1.pri, whole genome shotgun sequence, one genomic interval encodes:
- the LOC132891379 gene encoding uncharacterized protein LOC132891379 isoform X1, translating into MFTQEKCIGYKTKMNFISILPVVLEEQKRLLLRTTDDTKRTMEEHMGRMTRRMEAMERRMEAMERRMEGMERKSETLEAAVVSNPSQPPLQEDVLLGLCSTVEELEELDRSLAQPERRNQMKRFLESLGGVNPGAAIRRILRQVATNNVLAQYSLRGRRAKKPFQNLTLCKIITEACMQNFPGKKVADIEECIGHALKFAPHRRSAGPQD; encoded by the exons ATGTTCACACAGGAAAAGTGTATTGGGTATAAAACTAAAATGAATTTCATCTCAATTCTACCTGTAGTCCTGGAGGAACAAAAAAGGCTCCTATTGAGGACGACGGATGACACAAAAAGAA CCATGGAAGAGCACATGGGGCGAATGACTAGGAGAATGGAGGCTATGGAGAGGAGGATGGAGGCTATGGAAAGGAGGATGGAGGGTATGGAGAGGAAATCAGAGACATTGGAGGCTGCTGTGGTCTCGAACCCGTCTCAGCCTCCTCTGCAGGAAGATGTGCTGTTGGGCCTATGCAGCACAGTGGAAGAGCTGGAGGAGCTAGACAGGAGTCTGGCTCAACCAGAAAGAaggaaccaaatg aaacgtTTCCTTGAAAGCCTGGGAGGGGTGAATCCGGGGGCAGCCATTCGTCGCATTCTACGCCAGGTAGCTACCAACAATGTCCTGGCGCAGTACagcctgagggggaggagagcaAAAAAGCCTTTCCAGAACTTAACCCTTTGCAAAATTATAACGG AGGCCTGCATGCAGAACTTCCCTGGCAAGAAGGTAGCTGATATTGAGGAGTGCATTGGGCATGCACTGAAGTTTGCACCACACAGACG GTCAGCTGGTCCTCAAGATTGA
- the LOC132891379 gene encoding uncharacterized protein LOC132891379 isoform X2, which yields MEEHMGRMTRRMEAMERRMEAMERRMEGMERKSETLEAAVVSNPSQPPLQEDVLLGLCSTVEELEELDRSLAQPERRNQMKRFLESLGGVNPGAAIRRILRQVATNNVLAQYSLRGRRAKKPFQNLTLCKIITEACMQNFPGKKVADIEECIGHALKFAPHRRSAGPQD from the exons ATGGAAGAGCACATGGGGCGAATGACTAGGAGAATGGAGGCTATGGAGAGGAGGATGGAGGCTATGGAAAGGAGGATGGAGGGTATGGAGAGGAAATCAGAGACATTGGAGGCTGCTGTGGTCTCGAACCCGTCTCAGCCTCCTCTGCAGGAAGATGTGCTGTTGGGCCTATGCAGCACAGTGGAAGAGCTGGAGGAGCTAGACAGGAGTCTGGCTCAACCAGAAAGAaggaaccaaatg aaacgtTTCCTTGAAAGCCTGGGAGGGGTGAATCCGGGGGCAGCCATTCGTCGCATTCTACGCCAGGTAGCTACCAACAATGTCCTGGCGCAGTACagcctgagggggaggagagcaAAAAAGCCTTTCCAGAACTTAACCCTTTGCAAAATTATAACGG AGGCCTGCATGCAGAACTTCCCTGGCAAGAAGGTAGCTGATATTGAGGAGTGCATTGGGCATGCACTGAAGTTTGCACCACACAGACG GTCAGCTGGTCCTCAAGATTGA